In Populus alba chromosome 1, ASM523922v2, whole genome shotgun sequence, a single window of DNA contains:
- the LOC118055533 gene encoding calcium-dependent protein kinase 34, whose translation MGNCCSRGGAQDASTSKEDNTEGANPTNSRTTAPSTTPPRTAPPSPPLGASPKPAKVAPIGPVLGRPMEDVKSIYSIGKELGRGQFGITHLCTNKVTGEQFACKTIAKRKLVNKEDVEDVRREVQIMHHLTGQPNIVELKGAYEDKHSVHLVMELCAGGELFDRIIAKGHYTERAAASLLRTIVQIIHTCHSMGVIHRDLKPENFLLLNKQENSPLKATDFGLSVFYKSGEVFKDIVGSAYYIAPEVLKRRYGPEADVWSVGVMLFILLSGVPPFWAESEHGIFNAILRGHIDFTSDPWPSISPQAKDLVRKMLTSDPKQRMTAIQVLGHPWIKEDGEAPDTPLDNAVLSRLKQFKAMNNFKKVALRVIAGCLSEEEIMGLKEMFKGMDTDNSGTITLEELKQGLAKQGTKLSEYEAKQLMEAADADGNGIIDYDEFITATMHMNRMDREEHLYTAFQHFDKDNSGYITTEELEQALRDFGMHDGRDIKEIISEVDADNDGRINYDEFVAMMRKGNPEANPKKRRDDVFV comes from the exons ATGGGCAACTGCTGCTCCAGAGGTGGTGCCCAGGATGCCTCAACTAGTAAGGAAGATAACACCGAGGGTGCTAATCCCACCAATAGTCGGACAACTGCTCCCTCCACCACCCCACCTAGGACTGCTCCACCTTCACCCCCTCTAGGAGCTTCACCTAAGCCTGCCAAGGTTGCCCCTATTGGACCTGTCTTAGGCCGTCCGATGGAAGATGTAAAATCCATTTACAGCATTGGAAAAGAACTTGGTAGGGGACAATTCGGTATCACACATTTGTGCACTAACAAGGTTACAGGCGAGCAATTCGCATGCAAAACAATAGCCAAGAGAAAGCTTGTTAATAAGGAGGATGTGGAGGATGTTAGGAGGGAGGTTCAGATTATGCACCATTTAACGGGTCAGCCTAATATTGTGGAACTCAAGGGAGCCTATGAGGATAAACATTCGGTTCATTTGGTGATGGAGTTATGTGCTGGAGGAGAGCTCTTTGATCGCATTATTGCCAAAGGTCATTATACAGAGCGTGCTGCAGCCTCTTTGCTTAGGACCATTGTTCAAATTATCCACACCTGCCATTCCATGGGAGTTATCCATAGGGATCTCAAGCCAGAAAATTTCCTTCTGCTCAACAAACAAGAGAACTCCCCACTCAAGGCTACTGATTTTGGCCTTTCTGTGTTCTACAAGTCAG GAGAAGTATTCAAAGACATTGTTGGAAGTGCATATTACATTGCACCTGAAGTCTTGAAGAGGAGGTATGGGCCAGAAGCTGATGTATGGAGTGTTGGGGTCATGTTGTTTATTCTTCTAAGTGGTGTTCCTCCTTTTTGGGCAG AATCGGAACACGGGATATTCAATGCAATCCTACGTGGCCATATTGATTTTACTAGTGATCCCTGGCCTTCAATTTCACCTCAAGCAAAAGATCTTGTTCGGAAGATGCTAACTTCAGACCCCAAGCAAAGGATGACAGCCATCCAGGTTCTCG gCCATCCATGGATTAAGGAGGATGGAGAAGCTCCTGATACTCCTCTTGACAATGCAGTGTTGAGTAGGCTCAAACAATTCAAAGCAATGAATAACTTCAAGAAAGTTGCTCTGAGG GTCATTGCTGGTTGTCTATCAGAGGAAGAAATCATGGGATTGAAGGAAATGTTCAAGGGTATGGACACTGACAACAGTGGTACTATAACACTTGAAGAGCTGAAACAAGGACTTGCTAAGCAGGGGACAAAGCTGTCTGAATATGAAGCTAAACAACTGATGGAAGCT GCTGATGCAGATGGCAATGGAATAATAGATTATGATGAATTCATCACAGCAACAATGCATATGAACAGAATGGATAGAGAAGAACATCTTTACACTGCCTTCCAACATTTTGATAAAGATAACAGCGG gtacaTTACAACTGAAGAGCTAGAGCAAGCTCTGCGCGACTTTGGCATGCATGATGGAAGGGACATAAAGGAAATTATTTCTGAAGTGGATGCAGATAAT GATGGCCGGATCAACTACGATGAATTTGTGGCAATGATGAGAAAAGGAAACCCTGAAGCCAATCCCAAGAAACGGCGTGATGATGTATTTGTTTAA